Proteins encoded by one window of Rutidosis leptorrhynchoides isolate AG116_Rl617_1_P2 chromosome 7, CSIRO_AGI_Rlap_v1, whole genome shotgun sequence:
- the LOC139859676 gene encoding uncharacterized protein: MVKQVNQPTLNEVWKIFAFDSIQMEANGRSGGLVSMWILDFFSLIHSWCHQHWIATILRYLPNNQIVLIVNMYAPHIEHKKQFIWSQLSSMANQWPGPLCLLGDFNSVCTLEERLRENIDLNSIDSFNNFINHANLIDQVLSNDVFTWEDHKLLICAKVSANWGPKPFRLNNTWFLKPGFLKFCDDLWNEYDVQGWAAYKIAKKLRLLKADMKLWSSSHQDNDDVNLKIVQEIFELVALKKRKKELSVRIESKRRLHSRFNWLRLGDKNTHFFHIVSRIRQQSSYIAGMMIDNIGQMTLMLLRSSQWRFLNLFSRFNRHSRGFDGTKTPGSDGYSLQFFKKGWSFLENDIMDMFNQFHAHPSFPKGFNSSFIVLIPKSNCARVIEQMRPISLINAPYKILAKTIANRLKLVIPLIISENQNGFVPSRLILDGVMVVNELSIWQS, encoded by the exons ATGGTCAAACAAGTTAATCAACCGACCCTTAATGAGGTTTGGAAAATTTTTGCCTTTGATTCAATTCAAATGGAAGCAAATGGGCGCTCGGGTGGTTTAGTATCAATGTGGATACTCGACTTCTTCTCTTTGATTCATAGTTGGTGTCATCAACATTGGATTGCCACTATTTTACGGTACCTCCCTAATAACCAAATCGTTCTTATTGTTAACATGTATGCACCCCACATCGAACACAAAAAacaattcatttggtctcaattaTCTAGTATGGCAAATCAATGGCCGGGTCCATTATGTTTGTTGGGTGACTTTAATTCGGTGTGCACACTCGAAGAAAGATTACGCGAAAACATCGATCTTAATAGCATTGATTCTTTTAACAATTTCATTAATCATGCTAATCTTATCGATCAAGTGTTATCCAACGATGTTTTTACATGGGAAG ACCACAAACTGTTGATTTGTGCAAAAGTGTCAGCAAATTGGGGACCGAAACCTTTTCGATTAAATAATACTTGGTTTTTAAAACCGGGTTTCCTCAAATTCTGTGATGATTTGTGGAACGAGTATGACGTACAAGGGTGGGCAGCCTATAAGATTGCAAAGAAACTGCGTCTTTTAAAGGCGGATATGAAACTGTGGAGTTCATCCCATCAAGATAATGATGACGTCAACCTTAAGATTGTTCAAG AAATTTTCGAATTGGTTGccctcaaaaaaagaaaaaaagagttATCTGTTCGAATTGAATCAAAGCGGCGTTTACATTCTCGTTTTAATTGGCTGCGATTAGGCGATAAAAACACTCATTTCTTTCACATCGTTTCTCGTATACGTCAACAATCTTCTTACATTGCAGGTATGATGATCGATAACATTGGTCAGATGACCTTGATGTTGTTAAGGAGTTCACAGTGGCGTTTTTTGAATCTCTTTTCAAGATTCAACCGTCACTCTCGT GGTTTCGATGGGACCAAAACACCGGGTTCGGATGGTTACTCGTTACAATTTTTTAAGAAAGGTTGGTCCTTCCTTGAAAATGATATTATGGATATGTTTAATCAATTTCACGCACATCCATCTTTTCCGAAGGGATTCAACTCGTCATTCATTGTCTTAATTCCTAAATCCAATTGTGCTAGAGTGATTGAACAAATGCGCCCTATTAGTCTGATCAATGCTCCGTACAAAATTTTGGCTAAAACCATCGCTAatagattaaagcttgtaattccATTAATTATTAGCGAAAATCAAAACGGTTTTGTACCATCAAGATTGATTTTAGATGGTGTCATGGTTGTCAACGAGTTGTCCATATGGCAAAGTTAA